The DNA window TGAACAAATAGAGATAATAGGTGACAAACAGCAGCAAAAAGAAGCGCGAAAATTAATGATGAAACTTGAAAAACAATAGTGAACTCTCGCCGTATAATATCTCGTAGTAATTAAAATACTACGGGATATATAGGCTATTACATCCCCCTCAAACACATTAAACCCAGCCATTTATAATTAAAAATATACTCCTAATTTATTATTTTGATTGAAAGTAAACCATAAAATAAATAAAAAAATTTAATTATTTCAGCTATTAGGCTGTTATTTTGGTCACGTTTAATACTATAGTAGTTATTAAATAACCTAAAAGGTTGATTAATGTTCAATATAAAATTGTATTAGACATTAGCAGCATATTAACCAACCGTTGCATCGTTATAATTATATTTATAGATCTGACGGCGTTAATCAGGTTAAAGATCGCTAGCCATGGCAAATGAACTTTCCGATGTCATGGCGTCCAATACCAAATTTGTAGTCATTTAAATGTAACAAATAGTATGCATAATTTGATAACCATTTTATAAATCACATAGCCAGAGCCCGTGTAATGAGCGGGAGATAATCTGTAACCAACATTTGTTAGGCTCTTAACATGGAGTTAATGCTTGGCAGATGAACAAAGCAACTTTATTTAGAAAACCCTGAATAAATATTTTTCAAATGAGTAACAAACGACCATAAACGTCGTTGTTAAGGATTTACTACCAACTGGCTGGGAGGCCGATACTATGATTGAGAAGAAAATTGCATTAGTCACCGGTGCTATGGGTGGAATAGGAACAGCGATCTGTCGTCGGTTAGTACAAGATGGCTACACAGTGCTAGCAACGCACCGTCCGGGTAAAGAAGATATAGCTAATAAATGGCTTGAAGATCAAGCATGCGACACCGATACGTTAAAACCATTAGCGCTCGATGTTTGTGATACGCAAGCATGTCAAACGGTCTTAAAATCTGTACTTGAAACTTATGGCCGGGTTGATGTTTTAGTTAACAATGCTGGCATCACTCGCGATGTTCCATTTAAGCGGATGAATATTGAGCAATGGAATGATGTTATTAATACCAACTTAAACAGCATGTTTAATGTAACACAGCCTTTGTTCCAACCGATGTGTGAACAAGGCAGCGGTCGGATTATTAATATCACGTCAATTAATGGTTTAAAAGGGCAATTTGGCCAGGCAAATTACGCCGCTGCTAAAGCTGGTATGATCGGGTTTACCAAGTCGTTAGCGCTTGAGTCTGCACGCTATGGTGTTACCGCTAATACTATTGCTCCGGGTTATACCGCGACGCCAATGGTTACGGCACTTAAAGATGAAATATTAGAATCTATCAAAGCCCAAATTCCGCTACGCCGTTTGGCTACACCTGAAGAAATTGCTAATTCAGTTGGTTATTTGGCCAGCGATGAAGCCGGTTTTATCACCGGTGAAACACTAAACATCAACGGTGGCCAATACATGCATTAGCCTTAATGCTTAGGTCAACGATTTTTATCTTGGATTTTTTAAGTAATTAAATATCTATTAAAATAAATAGAAGGGTTTAGTAATGAGTAAAGTATATATAGTAGCAGCAAAACGTACCGCTATTGGAACATTCGGTGGTGCCTTGAAGTCTGTTGCTGCTCCTCAGCTAGCTGCAGAGGCAATTAAAGGTGTGTTAAGTCAGGCTAACGTTGATCCATCAGCTATTGACGAAGTTATCATGGGTAATGTAATCGCGGCTGGCCAAGGGATGGGCCCAGGACGTCAAGCGGCGATTGCCGCTGGTATTCCAGTTGAAGTACCCGCTTATACCGTCAATATGATTTGTGGTAGTGGCATGAAAGTTGTGATGGACGGTGCCGCGCATATCAAAGCTGGCGATGCTGAGCTTGTAGTAGCTTGTGGTGGCGAGAATATGTCTCGTTACCCTTATGTAGTGACTTCTGATATTCGATTTGGCAGTAAAATGGGTAATTTGGAACTTAGCGATTCGCTAATTACCGATGGTCTAACCGATGTTTTCAATGATTACCACATGGGTATTACGGCAGAGAATGTTGCAGAAAAAATTGGAGTCAGCCGCGAAGAGCAAGATAATTTTGCGTTGCAAAGCCAATTACGCGCTGTGAGTGCGGTTGAGTCTGGCAGATTTTCCGATGAAATCGTGCCAGTTGAAGTCACCGTCCGCCGTAAAACAAATACCTTTGAGACCGATGAGTATCCAAAAGCTGATGCGACTTCTGAAGGTTTAGCTAAAATGCGTGCGGCATTTAAAAAAGATGGCACGGTGACGGCAGCAAATGCATCAGGTTTAAATGACGGTGGTTCAGCGATTCTTTTAGCAAGTGAAGCAGCCGTTGCTAAATATGATTTAAAACCTATTGCTGAAATCTTAAGTTATGCGCAAGCAGGCATCGACCCGTCTGTGATGGGACTAGGCCCAGTACCTGCGGTAGCGAAAGCTCTTAGTAAAGCCAATTTATCATTACAAGATATTGAGTTGTTAGAATTAAATGAAGCTTTTGCCGCTCAGGCACTTGGTGTGATGAAGCAACTTTGTACTGATCATGACGAGACACTTGAAGCTTTAATTGAACGTACTAATGTCAACGGTGGCGCCATTGCACTAGGACATCCGCTGGGTGCTTCCGGTAATCGAATTTTAGTTACCTTGCTGCATGAAATGAAAAAACGCGGTAATAAGCTTGGTCTGGCATCACTTTGTATTGGTGGTGGTATGGGCACGGCTGTTGTTGTTAAGTCACTCGATTAACATTAAGTTATATTTGACTTATTCCAATGCGTGTTGGTAATAAAGAGCTCGGCTGCCTCGGCCGAGCTCTTACTCGCAATCCAAATCAATAAACCCGGACAAATAACCTGCTATTTCTAAGATCCCTTCTTTTTTACTGTATAAAAGCTAATGATTTAGTTAACATATTTACAAATTAATTATTGATATTATTTTATGGAACTTATCTTTTTCTCAACCGCTTTTGTTTGTGGTTTTATCCTACATTTATTTAAATTACCCCCGCTAATAGGTTTTCTTGCTGCTGGTTTTATTCTCAACCTTACTGGATATCAAAGCACAGCACTGCTGGAAAGTATCGCTGGGTTAGGGGTAACATTACTGTTATTTAGTATCGGTTTGAAACTAAGAGTGAGTAACTTAACTAAAACTCATGTTTGGGCGCCTGCTAGCCTTCATCTCATTATCAGTACGGCATTATTTGGTGCCTTTATGCAATTAATGGGTTTACTAGGCTTACCGTTATTTGTCGATTTATCGCTTGAAAACTGCATGTTACTAGGTTTTGCATTTAGCTTTTCCAGTACCGTA is part of the Gammaproteobacteria bacterium genome and encodes:
- a CDS encoding SDR family oxidoreductase, translated to MIEKKIALVTGAMGGIGTAICRRLVQDGYTVLATHRPGKEDIANKWLEDQACDTDTLKPLALDVCDTQACQTVLKSVLETYGRVDVLVNNAGITRDVPFKRMNIEQWNDVINTNLNSMFNVTQPLFQPMCEQGSGRIINITSINGLKGQFGQANYAAAKAGMIGFTKSLALESARYGVTANTIAPGYTATPMVTALKDEILESIKAQIPLRRLATPEEIANSVGYLASDEAGFITGETLNINGGQYMH
- a CDS encoding acetyl-CoA C-acetyltransferase, yielding MSKVYIVAAKRTAIGTFGGALKSVAAPQLAAEAIKGVLSQANVDPSAIDEVIMGNVIAAGQGMGPGRQAAIAAGIPVEVPAYTVNMICGSGMKVVMDGAAHIKAGDAELVVACGGENMSRYPYVVTSDIRFGSKMGNLELSDSLITDGLTDVFNDYHMGITAENVAEKIGVSREEQDNFALQSQLRAVSAVESGRFSDEIVPVEVTVRRKTNTFETDEYPKADATSEGLAKMRAAFKKDGTVTAANASGLNDGGSAILLASEAAVAKYDLKPIAEILSYAQAGIDPSVMGLGPVPAVAKALSKANLSLQDIELLELNEAFAAQALGVMKQLCTDHDETLEALIERTNVNGGAIALGHPLGASGNRILVTLLHEMKKRGNKLGLASLCIGGGMGTAVVVKSLD